CGTGCCCAGCTCCGGCCGTCCCAACCCCCGTCCGGACACGGGCGGGATGCAGCCGGCGGGGGCCTGAGCCACCCTCTGGTGCGGGGCTCCGCGAAGCGCTTCAATGGAACGGGGGCCCTATGCGGCCCCCGTTTCCGTCCGGGGGTGTCGATTCCCGGACGAGGGGAGGGCCGATGGCGCGCTGGGTCGAACCGATGGGGCTCCTGCACGGGCGCGGCGCCCTGGCCGCCGTGGCCGCCGGTGCCGCCGTGCCGCTGGAGGGCGGGGGGACGGCTTTCACCCTAGTCCGGCTGATCGAGGGCGGGGCGACGCTGGGGCTGATCCCCGCCGTGGACACGCCCGAGGACTGGCAGGCGGCGGTCCTCGCGCTCACCAACGCGCCCGCGCCCTTTGCCGGCCTGCCCGATGCGGCGGCCCTGGGCCGGCCGCTGGTGATGGGCGTGCTGAACGTGACGCCGGACAGCTTCTCCGACGGCGGCCGCTACGCCGACCCGCGGGCGGCCATCATGGCGGCAAACGCCATGCTGGAAGCGGGCGCCGACATGATCGACGTGGGCGGGGAGAGCACCCGCCCCGGCGCGGCGCCGGTGGATCCGGAGGCGGAGATCGCGCGGATTCTGCCGGTGATCCGGGAGATCGCGAAGGACGCCCCGGTGAGCGTGGACACCCGCCACGCCGCCACCATGCGCGCGGCGCTGGAGGCCGGGGCCGAGGTGGTGAACGACGTCTCCGCCCTGCGGCACGACCCGGAGGCGATGGCGGTGGTGGCGGATGCCGGGTGCCCGGTGGTGCTGATGCACATGCCCGGCACCGAGCCGGCCACGATGCAGCAGCACGCCGAGTACGCGGACGTGGCGCTGGAGGTGCTGGAGTTCCTGGCCGCGCGGATCGAGGCCTGCGAGGCGGCGGGGATCCCGCGCCACCGGATCGCGGTGGACCCCGGGATCGGCTTCGGCAAGACGATGGAGCACAATCTGGAGCTGCTGGACCGGCTGCCGGTGCTGCTGAACCTGGGCTGCCCGATCCTTGTCGGCGCGTCGCGCAAGCGCTTCGTCGGCACGCTCTCCGGCGCGTCGGGCCCGCGGGACCGGATGGCGGGGAGCCTTGGCGTGGCCGTCTCCGCCGCGGCGCGCGGGGCCGCGATGCTGCGCGTGCACGACGTGGCGGAGACGGTGGCGGCGCTCCGGCTCTGGCGGGCCTGCGCGGGCGGGCCGCCGGAGCCGCAGGGCTGAGCGGGGCCGGGCCCGGCGGGGCGGCGCGGCCGCGCGTCTTTGCCATCGGTACCTCCAACAGCGTCGCCGTCTCGGGCTATCTCAGGGCGCTGGGCGAGGATCCCGGCTTCGCCGCCGTGGACAGCGCCTGCCTGGGGATGTGCCCGAGCGAGCTCTTCGCCTTCCGCCGGCCGCAGTTTGAGCCGGCCGGCTACGACCTCTGCCTGCTGGAATTCGCCTGCAACGACGCCACCCTCCTCGGCGGCCGGATGCT
This genomic window from Pararoseomonas sp. SCSIO 73927 contains:
- the folP gene encoding dihydropteroate synthase codes for the protein MARWVEPMGLLHGRGALAAVAAGAAVPLEGGGTAFTLVRLIEGGATLGLIPAVDTPEDWQAAVLALTNAPAPFAGLPDAAALGRPLVMGVLNVTPDSFSDGGRYADPRAAIMAANAMLEAGADMIDVGGESTRPGAAPVDPEAEIARILPVIREIAKDAPVSVDTRHAATMRAALEAGAEVVNDVSALRHDPEAMAVVADAGCPVVLMHMPGTEPATMQQHAEYADVALEVLEFLAARIEACEAAGIPRHRIAVDPGIGFGKTMEHNLELLDRLPVLLNLGCPILVGASRKRFVGTLSGASGPRDRMAGSLGVAVSAAARGAAMLRVHDVAETVAALRLWRACAGGPPEPQG